In the genome of Bradyrhizobium sp. CB3481, the window GGCAAGGATCCGGGCGACCCGCAATGGAAGGACGATCCCGGCATGAAGGCCTATTTCGCCTTCATGGACAAATATTATCCGGAAGGCGACAAGCTCAACACCGTCAACACCTACGGCTATTCGACCGCGGAGCTGCTGGTGAAGATCCTGCAGCAATGCGGCGACGATCTCACCCGCGAAAACATCATGAAGCAGGCCGCCAACCTGAAGAATGTCACCGGCAGCCTTTCGCTGCCCGGCATGGTCACCAATACCTCGCCGACCGACTACCGCATCAACAAGCAGATGCAGATGATGCGGTTCAACGGCGAGCGCTGGGAGCTGTTCGGCCCGATCATCGAGGACAGCGGACCGGGGGGCTAAGGCAGGATGAGATCAGGCCCGGCGTGATGCTCCGCTGACCGCCCAAACAAAATATCGAAAACAACCCCATGCACAGTAGCTGGCAACAGCCGGCGTCTGCTCTTCCGTGCGGCCAACCCGGAACGAGGTGCATCATTGTTCGGCGATTGGCCGCACTGGATTCTTTTTGGGCAGCTGGAACCCACTACCAGCATGGCCTGCGCGGCCCGCCTTGCAATGCAATATGGCTTCCGCCACTATTGCGGCAGCGATGGCGTCCGGGGCCCATAAAGCCCCGGGAAAAGATCATCAGCTCAATCATAAACACATGAGGAATGCAGGATTATGAGGAAGGGTATTTTCCATCTGGCCACCGCTACGGCGCTCGCGCTTGCGCTGTCGGTCTCGACGGCCTCCGCGCAGAAGAAATACGACCCCGGCGCGAGCGACACCGAGATCAAGATCGGCCAGACCAATCCATTCTCCGGACCGGCCTCTGCCTATGCCACCATCGGCAAGACCCAGGCCGCCTATATGAAGATGATCAACGATCAGGGCGGCGTGAACGGCCGCAAGATCAACCTGATCCAGTATGACGACGCCTACTCGCCGCCGAAGGCGGTCGAGCAGACGCGCAAGCTGGTGGAGAGCGACGAGGTGCTGCTCACCTTCCAGCTGCTCGGCACGCCCTCGAACGCGGCGGTGCAGAAATATCTCAACTCGAAGAAGGTGCCGCAGCTGTTCGCAGCGACCGGGGCGTCGAAGTTCACCGATCCGAAGAACTTTCCCTGGACCATGGGCTTCAACCCGAACTACTTCGTCGAAGGCCGCATCTACGGCCAGTACATTCTCAAGGAACACCCGAACGCCAAGATCGGCGTGCTCTATCAGAACGACGACCTCGGCAAGGACTATCTGAACGGCATCAAGGCCGGCCTCGGCGACAAGGCGGCGAAGATGATCGTGGCGGAAGCCTCCTACGAAGTCTCCGACCCGACGGTCGATTCGCAAATCCTCAAGATCAAGGACGCCGGCGCGGACCTGTTCTTCTCGGCGACGACGCCCAAGCAGGCGGCGCAGGCGATCAAGAAGATCCACGAGCTGAACTGGAAGCCGGTACACATCCTCGACATCAACGCCACCTCGGTCGGCGCCGTCATGAAACCGGCGGGGCTTGAAGCCTCCAAGGGCGTGATCAGCGTCAACTACGGCAAGGATCCGCTGGACCCGACCTGGAAGGACGATCCAGGCATGAAGAAATATTTCGAGTTCATGGCCAAGTACTATCCGGATGGCGACAAGGATTCGAGCTTCAACTCCTATGCCTATTCGACCTCGCAATTGATGATTTACGTGCTCCAGAAGTGCGGCGACAATCTCACGCGCGAGAACGTCATGAAGGTGGCCACCAGCCTCAAGGATGTTCAGCTCGACCTGTCGCTGCCGGGCATCCTCGTCAATACCTCGCCGACCGACTACCGCGTCAACAAGCAGCTGCAGATGATGCGCTTCAACGGCGAGCGCTGGGAACTGTTCGGGCCGATCCTCGAAGATGCAGGCCCGGCGGGTTAGGCTCGGCGAGCCACAGGGAACGATCGGCGGAAGAAGCGATCGGCGGCCCTTCGGGGCCGCCGATTTTTTTTGGTGATATCCGGTAGGATGGGTAGAGCGCAGCGAAACCCATCGTCTCTCCGCGCAATGGATTGATGGGTTTCGCTTTCGCTCTACCCATCCTACCGAATCCGATTTACTTCGGAATCTCCCCGAACGTCTTGCCGACCGGCAGCACGGCGTGGCGGATCAGGCGAGAGTCCTCGACGGCAGCCTGGCGGTGCTTGACCGCCTCGCGATAGACGGGGTCGCGGATCATCTCGGCGAAGGCGGCGACGCTTGGATATTCGGCGATGAAGCAATGATCCCAACGCTCCTCCGGCGGCCCGATCAGCATCAGTTCGAACCGGCCGTGCCAGACGATGCGGCCGCCGAGTCGCTCGAATACCGGGCCGCTTTCGCGCCCGTAAGCCGCATAGGCTTCCGCGCCGGTCGCCTTGCGGCCGTCGGGATAGGCCGCCTGTTCGCGCAGCCGGACCAGGTTGAGCATATGGATCGGACCGGGGCGATCATTGGCCCGGAACTGCGCGAATACTTCCTTGGTCGGATCGATATGGCCCATCACAAGATTCCCTTCGAAAACACTGCAGCTTGCATCGATGCTAGCACGCCCCGCCGCACCTCCTAATCCCGCATTAACCTTTCGGTAACCGACCCTTAAACAGCCGCCATTAGCGTGCGAGGGGGGCGGGTATGAGCGGCGTTTGGCATGGCGTGGGGACGGAAAAAGAGCGGCGCACGCAAGGAGCCGCTGTTCGGGCTTCCGGCTGCGCTTGCCGAGCTGCGTCTGACCCAAGCCGATCGTATTCCTGACGCCACGGACGAAGAGCAGCCGAAAAAGCCAGTGGCCAAACGCAAGATCGAAGACGAGGACGACGAGCCGCCGCCGCGCGAGCGCAAGCCGCGTGCGGCCAAGAGCGGCGCCAAGCGGCGCGGCAAATCGCGCGGCCGCATCCGGATCGGCCGTCTGGTCTATTGGGGCGCGGTGCTCGGCATCTGGGCTGTGATTGCGGTGGTCGGGATCGTGGTCTGGGTCGGCGCGCATCTGCCGCCGATCCAGTCGCTGGAAATTCCAAAACGCCCGCCGACCATCCAGATTGTCGGGCTCGACAGCAGCCTCCTGGCATCGCGCGGCGAAGCGCCGGGCACCAATGTCGCGCTGAAGGATCTGCCGCCCTATCTGCCGAAGGCCTTCATCGCCATCGAGGATCGCCGCTTCTATTCGCATTACGGCATCGACCCCGTGGGCATCGCGCGCGCGGCGGTTGCCAACGTCCTGCGCCGCGGCGTCTCGCAGGGCGGCTCGACCCTGACGCAGCAGCTCGCGAAAAACCTGTTCCTGACCCAGGAGCGGACGATGGCGCGCAAGCTGCAGGAAGTCGAGCTCGCGCTGTGGCTGGAGCGCAAGCATTCCAAGAACGAAATTCTCGAGCTTTATCTCAATCGCGTCTATTTCGGCTCCGGCGCCTATGGCGTCGAGGCGGCCTCGCAGCGCTATTTCGGCAAGTCGGCGAAGAACGTCACGGTCGCGGAAGCGGCGATGCTGGCCGGCCTCGTCAAATCGCCGTCACGGCTGGCGCCGAACCGCAACCCGGAAGGCGCAGAAGCACGCGCGCAAATCGTGCTCGCGGCGATGGCGGAAGCCAAGTTCATCACCGACGCCCAGGCCAAGGCCTCGATCGGCCACGCTTCCTACAAGGTGAAGCCGGTCGGCGCCGGCACCGTCAATTACGTCGCCGACTGGATCGGCGAGGTGCTCGACGACCTTGTCGGCCAGATCGACCAGAGCATCGTGGTCGAGACCACGATCGATCCGAAGCTGCAAAGCGTGGCGGAAGCCGCCATCATCGACGAGCTGGCGGCTAAGAGCGTGAAGTTCAACGTCACGCAGGGCGCCCTGGTGGCGATGACGCCCGACGGCGCGGTGCGCGCCATGGTCGGCGGCCGGAATTATGCCGAGAGCCAATTCAACCGCGCGGTCACGGCCAAGCGCCAGCCGGGCTCGGCATTCAAGCCGTTCATCTTCCTGACCGCGATCGAAGGCGGCCTGACGCCGGACACGATCCGCCAGGACGCGCCGCTCGACCTCAAGGGCTGGCGTCCGGAGAACTACACCCATGAATATTTCGGCGCAGTGACGCTGACGCAGGCGCTGGCGATGTCGCTCAACACGGTCGCGGTGCGGCTCGGCCTCGAAGTCGGGCCGAAGAACGTAGTGCGGACCGCGCACCGGCTCGGCATCGCCTCGAAGCTCGATGCCAATCCCTCGATCGCGCTCGGCACCTCGGAAGTCTCGGTCCTCGAGCTGGTCGGCGCCTATGCGCCGTTCGCCAATGGCGGGCTCGGTGTCTCCCCGCATGTCGTGACCAGGATCCGCACCAATGAGGGCAAGCTGCTGTATGCGCGCCAGCCCGATCAGCTCGGCCCGGTGATCGAGCCGCGCCATGTCGCGATGATGAACACGATGATGCAGGAAACGCTGCTATCGGGCACCGCGCGCAAGGCGGAGATTCCGGGCTGGATGGCCGCCGGCAAGACCGGCACCAGCCAGGATTTCCGCGATGCCTGGTTCGTCGGCTATACCGCGAACCTCGTCAC includes:
- a CDS encoding ABC transporter substrate-binding protein → MRKGIFHLATATALALALSVSTASAQKKYDPGASDTEIKIGQTNPFSGPASAYATIGKTQAAYMKMINDQGGVNGRKINLIQYDDAYSPPKAVEQTRKLVESDEVLLTFQLLGTPSNAAVQKYLNSKKVPQLFAATGASKFTDPKNFPWTMGFNPNYFVEGRIYGQYILKEHPNAKIGVLYQNDDLGKDYLNGIKAGLGDKAAKMIVAEASYEVSDPTVDSQILKIKDAGADLFFSATTPKQAAQAIKKIHELNWKPVHILDINATSVGAVMKPAGLEASKGVISVNYGKDPLDPTWKDDPGMKKYFEFMAKYYPDGDKDSSFNSYAYSTSQLMIYVLQKCGDNLTRENVMKVATSLKDVQLDLSLPGILVNTSPTDYRVNKQLQMMRFNGERWELFGPILEDAGPAG
- a CDS encoding DUF1330 domain-containing protein, whose amino-acid sequence is MGHIDPTKEVFAQFRANDRPGPIHMLNLVRLREQAAYPDGRKATGAEAYAAYGRESGPVFERLGGRIVWHGRFELMLIGPPEERWDHCFIAEYPSVAAFAEMIRDPVYREAVKHRQAAVEDSRLIRHAVLPVGKTFGEIPK
- a CDS encoding PBP1A family penicillin-binding protein, yielding MAWGRKKSGARKEPLFGLPAALAELRLTQADRIPDATDEEQPKKPVAKRKIEDEDDEPPPRERKPRAAKSGAKRRGKSRGRIRIGRLVYWGAVLGIWAVIAVVGIVVWVGAHLPPIQSLEIPKRPPTIQIVGLDSSLLASRGEAPGTNVALKDLPPYLPKAFIAIEDRRFYSHYGIDPVGIARAAVANVLRRGVSQGGSTLTQQLAKNLFLTQERTMARKLQEVELALWLERKHSKNEILELYLNRVYFGSGAYGVEAASQRYFGKSAKNVTVAEAAMLAGLVKSPSRLAPNRNPEGAEARAQIVLAAMAEAKFITDAQAKASIGHASYKVKPVGAGTVNYVADWIGEVLDDLVGQIDQSIVVETTIDPKLQSVAEAAIIDELAAKSVKFNVTQGALVAMTPDGAVRAMVGGRNYAESQFNRAVTAKRQPGSAFKPFIFLTAIEGGLTPDTIRQDAPLDLKGWRPENYTHEYFGAVTLTQALAMSLNTVAVRLGLEVGPKNVVRTAHRLGIASKLDANPSIALGTSEVSVLELVGAYAPFANGGLGVSPHVVTRIRTNEGKLLYARQPDQLGPVIEPRHVAMMNTMMQETLLSGTARKAEIPGWMAAGKTGTSQDFRDAWFVGYTANLVTGVWLGNDDNSPTKKATGGGLPVEVWTRFMRTAHQGVPVAALPNAQRGGFMPNLFQTSQVSAPAPSAPVPAGAYRPPPARNSVPPPPNPNARPEAAAGLDGWLMDRLFR